One genomic region from Rosa rugosa chromosome 1, drRosRugo1.1, whole genome shotgun sequence encodes:
- the LOC133738268 gene encoding transcription factor MYB1-like produces MERFGVRKGTWTKEEDELLRQVIEKHGEGKWHQVPFKAGLNRCRKSCRLRWINYLEPNIKRGEFTVDEVDMIIRLHKLLGNRWSLIAGRLPGRTANDVKNYWNTYQRKKNQKMTSGAKKMKDKSQKNTIAPLVVRPRPRTFIKRLNFLERDANLEHIHSEENSSTSLPTAPPQTLELENVIDWWKVVSEDSTGSVDRTTCSSLGLEDDFFTNFWVEDMVQLSSIDGHDLVNNFYA; encoded by the exons ATGGAGCGTTTCGGCGTGAGAAAAGGTACATGGACTAAAGAGGAAGATGAACTTCTGAGACAGGTCATCGAAAAGCATGGAGAAGGAAAATGGCATCAGGTTCCTTTCAAAGCAG GCTTAAACAGATGCAGGAAGAGCTGTAGACTGAGGTGGATAAATTATTTGGAGCCAAATATCAAGAGAGGAGAGTTTACAGTTGATGAAGTTGATATGATCATCAGACTTCATAAGCTTCTAGGAAACAG GTGGTCTTTAATTGCTGGAAGACTACCGGGAAGAACAGCCAACGATGTAAAGAACTATTGGAATACTTATCAACggaaaaagaatcaaaagaTGACTTCAGGcgcaaaaaaaatgaaagataaaTCCCAAAAAAACACAATCGCCCCTTTGGTTGTAAGACCTCGACCACGAACCTTCATCAAAAGGTTGAATTTTTTGGAAAGAGATGCCAATTTAGAGCATATTCATTCAGAAGAGAATTCTTCCACTTCTTTACCAACAGCACCACCACAAACTCTAGAATTAGAGAATGTAATTGATTGGTGGAAAGTTGTATCTGAAGACAGTACAGGAAGCGTTGATAGAACAACATGTTCTAGTCTTGGTTTAGAGGACGACTTCTTCACAAACTTCTGGGTTGAAGATATGGTACAATTGTCCAGTATAGATGGCCATGATCTAGTCAACAACTTCTACGCATGA